The Thiobacter sp. AK1 genome segment CGATGAGGCCGGACAGATCTGGCAAGGCATCGGCGTGCTGGGCGATCAGGCGCTGCGCGGCCTCTTCCAGCGCGGCGGCGGGAGGTACCGTCTCGGTGTGGGCGGAGAGGGCGTCCAGGGTCACGCGCGGGTGGGACAAAGCGCGCCGCAGGCCCTCAGCGGATGAGCTGGTCGCGCTTGTTCTTGACCTTGGCCCACTCCTCCGCGTCTGGCAGTGGATCCTTGCGCTCGGTGATCACCTTCCATACCTTGGCGAGCTCGGCGTTGAGGGCGATGAAATCGCGCTGGTCCTCGGGCACGTCGTCCTCCGCATAGATGGCTTCCACCGGACATTCCGCCACACACAAGGTGCAGTCGATGCACTCGTCCGGGTCGATCACCAGGAAGTTGGGGCCCTCGTGGAAGCAGTCCACGGGGCAGACGTCCACGCAGTCGGTGTACTTGCAGCGGATACAGGCTTCGCAAACGACGTAGGCCATGGCACCTGCCTCGAATCAAGCGGAAAGAAGCCCTGATTGTAGCCTTGGCGCGGGCACTGAGCAAAACCGGCGGCATGCTTCCC includes the following:
- the fdxA gene encoding ferredoxin FdxA, translated to MAYVVCEACIRCKYTDCVDVCPVDCFHEGPNFLVIDPDECIDCTLCVAECPVEAIYAEDDVPEDQRDFIALNAELAKVWKVITERKDPLPDAEEWAKVKNKRDQLIR